In the genome of Cryptomeria japonica chromosome 8, Sugi_1.0, whole genome shotgun sequence, one region contains:
- the LOC131050611 gene encoding NF-X1-type zinc finger protein NFXL1-like, whose amino-acid sequence MEMGASTEDVKITNNSGRQNSYGDNGRRAWIPRGRGNHNQNPNPNTNGRRVWTPRGRGRASKCGHNSSSQDLMLPMNDRKHPSQSVHHKRSEMEDLGLMNRSSSQDWRYHAPSSEVNARPLLKQESEEVIHLERSNVPNLVQEIERKLQQSKVECMICYEMVGKSAAIWSCNSCYALFHLHCIRKWARAPTSRDLSAGQSQRSNWRCPGCQSVQYSRPEDLQYYCFCGKMQNPYNDFYLTPHSCGEPCGKSLDKGKELSRCPHTCTLLCHPGPCPPCTAMAAPQPCPCGKKTTTRRCSDQKPAETCGQVCEQLLTCGRHLCDKICHEGPCGSCTILTNASCFCGKKENMMLCGDLEFHGELEWKSGVYACENLCMKMLSCQNHNCSLGCHPGECKECDLLPEKLKTCPCGKTQILNQRKSCLDPVPTCSEVCEKLLPCGKHKCINSCHQGICPPCLVSVDQKCRCGSSSRKVSCWKTTSVTKDNKEFLCEKVCGQKKNCGRHRCNEKCCSLSHRGRSAIQTGDWDPHLCLMPCGKKMRCGQHYCQELCHSGYCPPCLETNFTDLSCACGKTSIPPPVPCGTPIPSCAYPCSIPQPCGHSATHNCHLGECPPCTASAAKKCVGSHVILRNVLCGSREIKCNKLCGKTRQCGMHACTRTCHIPPCDPVSMESSSSKARISCGQTCGASRRDCKHTCISLCHPPRPCPDTRCTFPVTITCSCGRMTAKVPCDAGGNNIRADPVFEASIYHKLPAPLQPTESHLTRVPMGQRKLACDDECAKLERKKTLANAFDISTTVDLQEVNGKTSEMLADLIRREPQWVSDVEDRFKYLVLGRTKINTNGIRVHIFNAVPKEKRDILKLLAGRWNLSVFWAGWEPRRFLIVQATQKSRAPARNLLLNGPLQTTGQVQPPIFNSLVDMDPRLVFALFDLPRETDVSVSSLILRFGGECELVWLNDKNALAIFTDRTRAATAMRRVAHATAYQGAVNQRSTPIG is encoded by the coding sequence ATGGAAATGGGTGCTAGCACAGAGGATGTAAAAATAACCAATAACAGTGGTAGGCAAAATTCGTATGGAGACAATGGGCGCAGGGCATGGATTCCTAGAGGTAGAGGAAACCATaatcaaaaccctaaccctaacaccaaTGGGCGCAGGGTTTGGACtcctagaggtagaggtagagCATCCAAGTGTGGACATAATTCATCATCTCAGGATTTAATGCTCCCCATGAATGACAGAAAGCATCCTTCACAATCTGTACACCATAAGAGATCAGAAATGGAGGATCTTGGACTTATGAACAGGAGTAGTAGCCAGGATTGGAGGTATCACGCTCCATCGTCAGAAGTTAATGCTCGGCCACTTTTGAAGCAGGAAAGTGAGGAGGTTATTCATTTGGAGAGATCAAACGTGCCAAATCTTGTGCAGGAGATTGAACGGAAGCTTCAACAAAGCAAGGTGGAATGCATGATTTGCTATGAGATGGTGGGAAAATCAGCGGCAATATGGTCTTGTAATAGCTGCTATGCACTCTTTCACCTACATTGCATAAGGAAGTGGGCACGAGCTCCGACTTCCAGAGATTTGTCTGCTGGGCAAAGTCAGAGATCTAATTGGAGATGCCCAGGTTGTCAATCAGTGCAGTATTCAAGACCAGAGGATCTTCAGTATTATTGTTTCTGCGGAAAAATGCAAAACCCATACAATGATTTCTATCTGACTCCACACTCATGTGGAGAGCCATGTGGAAAATCACTTGATAAAGGGAAGGAACTGTCTCGTTGCCCTCATACTTGCACACTCCTATGTCATCCAGGCCCTTGTCCTCCTTGCACAGCAATGGCTGCACCTCAGCCATGCCCATGCGGTAAAAAAACAACTACAAGAAGATGTTCCGATCAGAAACCAGCTGAAACATGTGGACAAGTGTGCGAGCAGCTTCTTACCTGTGGTCGACATCTTTGTGATAAAATATGCCATGAGGGTCCTTGTGGTTCATGCACTATTTTAACAAATGCTTCATGCTTTTGTGGGAAAAAAGAGAACATGATGCTTTGCGGGGACCTGGAGTTCCATGGAGAATTAGAGTGGAAAAGTGGTGTATATGCATGTGAGAATCTTTGTATGAAGATGCTCTCGTGTCAAAATCACAATTGCAGCTTGGGATGTCATCCAGGAGAATGCAAAGAATGTGATTTATTACCTGAGAAGTTAAAAACATGCCCCTGTGGTAAAACGCAAATACTAAATCAAAGGAAGAGTTGCCTGGATCCTGTGCCAACATGCTCAGAAGTATGTGAAAAGCTTCTTCCTTGTGGGAAACACAAGTGCATAAATTCTTGTCACCAGGGCATCTGCCCTCCTTGTCTGGTTTCTGTGGATCAGAAATGTCGATGTGGATCTTCTTCCAGAAAAGTCAGTTGTTGGAAAACAACATCAGTCACAAAGGACAACAAAGAATTTTTGTGTGAAAAGGTTTGTGGACAGAAGAAAAACTGTGGTAGACACAGATGCAATGAAAAATGCTGCTCTCTGTCACATCGAGGTCGGTCTGCTATTCAAACAGGTGACTGGGATCCACATTTATGTCTTATGCCATGTGGGAAAAAGATGAGATGTGGTCAACATTACTGCCAGGAACTTTGCCATAGTGGCTACTGCCCCCCATGTCTTGAAACTAATTTTACTGATCTCTCTTGTGCATGTGGGAAGACATCAATTCCTCCTCCAGTACCATGTGGAACACCTATTCCTTCATGTGCATATCCTTGCTCCATTCCTCAGCCATGTGGACATTCTGCAACTCATAATTGCCATCTTGGAGAGTGCCCTCCTTGCACAGCGAGTGCTGCAAAAAAATGTGTAGGAAGTCATGTAATCCTTAGAAATGTTCTATGTGGTTCACGAGAAATAAAATGCAATAAGCTTTGTGGGAAAACAAGGCAATGTGGAATGCATGCTTGTACTAGGACATGCCATATACCACCCTGTGACCCAGTTTCCATGGAAAGTTCATCATCTAAAGCCAGAATCTCATGTGGGCAAACTTGTGGAGCTAGTCGTAGAGATTGCAAACATACGTGTATTTCTCTGTGTCACCCACCTAGGCCTTGCCCTGATACCAGATGCACATTTCCAGTGACTATTACTTGCTCATGTGGTCGAATGACAGCAAAAGTTCCATGTGATGCCGGAGGTAACAATATCAGAGCTGATCCAGTCTTTGAAGCTTCTATTTATCACAAATTGCCTGCTCCCCTTCAGCCAACAGAGTCACATTTGACCAGAGTTCCAATGGGCCAGAGAAAGCTTGCATGTGATGATGAATGTGCAAAGTTGGAGAGGAAGAAGACTCTAGCAAATGCCTTCGACATTTCAACAACAGTTGATCTACAAGAGGTGAATGGAAAAACATCAGAAATGCTTGCTGACTTGATTCGGAGAGAGCCTCAATGGGTCTCAGATGTTGAAGATAGGTTTAAATATTTAGTTCTGGGAAGGACAAAAATAAACACAAACGGTATTCGTGTCCACATTTTCAATGCTGTGCCAAAGGAGAAAAGGGACATATTGAAGCTACTTGCAGGAAGGTGGAATCTTTCTGTATTTTGGGCTGGATGGGAACCAAGACGCTTTTTAATTGTACAGGCCACACAAAAGTCAAGAGCCCCAGCACGCAACCTGTTACTTAATGGTCCATTGCAAACCACAGGGCAGGTGCAACCTCCCATTTTTAATTCATTGGTAGACATGGATCCGAGGCTTGTATTTGCCTTATTTGATTTACCAAGAGAAACAGATGTCAGTGTAAGCTCCCTAATTCTGAGATTCGGTGGGGAGTGTGAACTTGTTTGGCTGAATGACAAGAATGCATTAGCCATATTTACAGACAGGACAAGGGCTGCAACGGCTATGAGACGTGTGGCGCATGCAACTGCATATCAGGGTGCTGTCAATCAAAGGAGCACACCAATAGGTTAG